From a single Osmerus mordax isolate fOsmMor3 chromosome 6, fOsmMor3.pri, whole genome shotgun sequence genomic region:
- the LOC136944160 gene encoding fucolectin-1-like, which translates to MLKHVTFFLWLDLLGLSIGAAAQKNLALHGKATQSFIHDIGHASNAIDGNRNSQYEAGSCSHTTTQAYPWWRVDLLDTYIVTSVTITNRNTFHERINGAEIRIGNHIENDGIDNLLAGVIHFIPAGRSLTLRWDKGIEGRYVTVVLPGTGKNLTLCEVEVYGYLAPTGDNLALQGKASQSSLHSTGFAYNAIDGNRASKWAEASCTHTALESNPWWRLDLRRVYKVFSVAITNRYESHTLLNGAEIHIGDSLNNNGNLNPRCAVISSIAGGFTETFHCNGMEGRYVNVVIPGRKEYLMLSEVEVYGSPLN; encoded by the exons ATGTTAAAACACGTGACTTTCTTCCTCTGGTTGGATCTCCTTGGGCTGTCCATTGGTGCCGCTGCCCAAA AAAATCTTGCCCTACATGGAAAAGCTACTCAGTCGTTTATACATGACATCGGTCATGCCTCCAACGCTATTGATGGAAACCGAAATTCACAATATGAGGCTGGGTCCTGCTCTCACACTACCACTCAAGCGTACCCCTGGTGGAGAGTGGACCTGCTTGACACGTACATCGTCACCTCAGTCACCATCACCAACAGAAATACTTTCCATGAGAGGATCAATGGGGCTGAGATCCGCATCGGAAACCATATAGAGAACGATGGCATTGACAACCTATT GGCTGGGGTCATTCACTTCATTCCAGCAGGCAGATCTCTCACTCTTAGGTGGGACAAAGGTATTGAGGGACGCTATGTGACTGTAGTTCTACCTGGAACAGGAAAGAATCTGACTCTTTGTGAAGTTGAGGTTTATGGGTACCTCGCTCCAACTG GAGATAATTTGGCTTTACAAGGAAAAGCCTCGCAATCGTCACTCCATTCTACAGGATTTGCATACAATGCTATAGACGGGAACCGTGCCAGTAAGTGGGCAGAGGCCTCCTGCACCCACACAGCGTTGGAGTCTAACCCCTGGTGGAGGCTGGATCTGCGCAGGGTCTACAAAGTTTTCTCTGTCGCAATCACTAATCGTTATGAATCACACACTCTACTCAATGGGGCTGAGATTCACATCGGAGACTCTCTCAACAACAACGGAAACCTCAATCCCAG GTGTGCAGTGATATCTTCAATTGCTGGTGGCTTTACTGAGACATTCCATTGTAACGGTATGGAGGGTCGCTACGTCAACGTGGTCATTCCAGGAAGGAAAGAGTATCTGATGTTGAgtgaggtggaggtgtatgGGTCACCCCTCAACTAA
- the LOC136943951 gene encoding uncharacterized protein — translation MGEVILFFLLASVGLGHCSEDNASVNVATRGRATQSSTFEVEGCAKHAIDGSRNSDYNKNSCTKTDGRTNSWWRVDLLDTYEVSSVTITNRDQLPERINRAEIRIGNSLENDGNSNPRCAVISSIPAGGSTTFQCQGMQGRYVNVFLPGYKQYLTLCEVEVYAIPLHSVEPAQTPELDLAVPVTENVALGKTAVLSSEYNSNRRASKAIDGENNYNNGYSRTKTQTNPWWRVDLLQAYNITSITIVNIEDDNPEMIDGAEIRIGNSLENNGNSNPLCAVISSYPAWRVKIFQCRRMEGRYVNIFLPGCDKHLALCEVEVNVGGDKETRAQVLLRRQDDIVCPNYKNKDKTIQENASTGGIAAQSSQWDKDGAASNAIDQDRKNMYTSGSCSHTKAEIDPWWQVDLKKTYNVTFVTVTNRGDCCSERISGAEIHVGHSLINNGNSNPICAVIPYIPLGQTRTFPCGGMEGQYVNILLPGREKYLTLCEVEVHASNFIREYPPPTQTPPTNPYLSWLWEPLRQLRHPLILKENLASAGSATQSSEYDNLGGASNAIDRKRDPRYHSGSCSHTKAETNPWCAVIPEMKEGEVREFACGEMEGRYVTVVLPGKEKYLSLCEVEVHGGPRKE, via the exons ATGGGGGAAGTTATTCTGTTTTTCCTACTTGCAAGTGTAGGATTGGGTCATTGCTCTGAAGATAATGCCTCAG TGAACGTTGCAACACGGGGAAGAGCGACTCAGTCCTCCACTTTTGAAGTGGAGGGATGTGCAAAACACGCCATTGATGGGAGTAGGAATTCAGACTATAATAAGAATTCCTGCACAAAAACAGATGGGAGAACCAACTCCTGGTGGAGGGTGGACCTGCTGGACACCTATGAAGTTTCCTCTGTCACCATCACTAACAGGGATCAGCTTCCTGAGAGGATAAACAGGGCTGAGATCCGTATAGGGAACTCTTTAGAGAACGATGGCAACAGTAACCCCAG GTGTGCTGTGATCTCTTCCATACCAGCAGGGGGCTCTACCACGTTCCAATGTCAGGGAATGCAGGGGCGCTATGTAAACGTTTTTCTCCCAGGATACAAACAGTACCTGActctgtgtgaggtggaggtgtatgCTATTCCATTGCATTCAGTTG AACCTGCTCAAACTCCTGAACTGGATCTTGCTGTTCCAGTGACAG AAAACGTGGCCCTGGGAAAGAcagctgtcctgtcctctgaGTATAACTCCAATAGGAGAGCCAGTAAGGCCATCGATGGTGAAAATAACTATAACAACGGATACAGTCGCACCAAGACTCAGACCAACCCATGGTGGAGGGTGGACTTGCTACAGGCTTACAACATCACCTCCATAACTATTGTCAACATTGAAGATGATAATCCAGAGATGATTGACGGAGCTGAGATCAGGATCGGAAACTCCCTGGAGAACAACGGCAACAGCAATCCGTT ATGTGCTGTGATATCTTCGTATCCGGCTTGGAGGGTCAAGATATTTCAGTGCAGAAGGATGGAAGGACGCTATGTAAACATTTTCTTGCCAGGCTGTGACAAGCACTTGGCactgtgtgaggtggaggtgaatgTGGGTGGGGATAAAG AAACAAGAGCACAGGTTCTTCTAAGACGACAAGATGACATTGTCTGTCCTAACTACAAGAACAAAGATAAGACTATACAGG AAAATGCATCCACCGGGGGAATTGCAGCTCAATCATCACAATGGGATAAAGATGGAGCTGCAAGCAACGCCATTGACCAAGATCGGAAGAACATGTATACAAGTGGATCCTGCAGCCACACCAAAGCAGAGATCGACCCCTGGTGGCAAGTTGACTTAAAGAAAACCTACAATGTCACCTTTGTCACCGTCACCAACAGAGGGGACTGCTGTTCAGAGAGGATCAGCGGTGCAGAGATCCATGTTGGACACTCCCTAATTAACAACGGCAACAGCAACCCAAT ATGTGCTGTAATACCCTACATCCCTCTTGGCCAAACCAGAACATTTCCATGTGGAGGAATGGAAGGGCAATACGTCAATATTCTCCTTCCAGGTCGTGAGAAGTACCTGACTttgtgtgaggtggaggtgcaTGCAAGCAACTTTATAAGAG AgtatccccctcccacccaaacACCACCTACCAACCCATACCTGTCCTGGCTGTGGGAACCATTACGCCAGCTGAGGCACCCTTTAATTCTTAAAG AGAATCTGGCTTCAGCTGGATCAGCCACTCAGTCGTCTGAGTATGACAACCTGGGAGGTGCCAGCAATGCCATAGACAGGAAGCGTGATCCGCGGTACCACTCTGGCTCCTGTAGCCACACGAAGGCAGAGACCAACCCCTG gtgTGCTGTGATTCCTgaaatgaaagagggagaggtgagggagtttgcatgtggggagatggaggggcgcTACGTCACTGTTGTCCTCCCAGGGAAAGAGAAGTATCTCagcctgtgtgaggtggaggtcCACGGTGGCCCAAGGAAAGAGTAA